The following are encoded in a window of Flavobacterium sp. WC2421 genomic DNA:
- a CDS encoding TonB-dependent receptor, which produces MKKKPKNSGIQFPLFQNNLKLKLTTLLLLVVMFNIRANTYAQKTKVSLELNNTTVETVIETIEQKTDFRFIYKMNDIDLNRIISIRVKDQTIDVVLDKLFKGTGTDFKVRETQIILKKPLIEKTDQTFYLKKTIKGKVSDENGMPLPGASIMEEKTKKVVVTDINGNFEIDVENSDAIIIISYIGYKEKRVSANQDNSVIQLFPDTTTLEEIVVVGYGTSSRKDVTGAVSSIAAKDMNQGAVVNPLQLISGKLAGVNITQTGSEPGSAPSVRIRGISSLIGGNDPLVVVDGVQGNMDLLNQIPPSEIASMDILKDASATAVYGSRGAAGVIIVTTKKNKAGRTSVEYSASTAIDYIPKKLDMLNADQWWQQAQLVGVPASANHGSDTDWYGILTKGGATQTHTLSFGGGTDKFSYRASISAILQDGVVINTSNKKYIGRIQATQSAMDDKLKLTFNLNSGVTNAVNSIGSIGRAAFTSNLITNAYVMRPTDPVYNTNGSYFTDPNVFQYLNPYAAAQTVTNEGQYDNLFGSLKADLDLYKGLTAGWFGSWRKTNSTNGYYLPAESTNAYAVDQNGYANISNNKQNEKLMNISLSYKKVFGDHSINALALYEWQNQAYQGNFAQAKGFINDIATYNALQLGDLSKVQPGDISSYKNDRTLVSFLGRVNYSFLNRYLFTASFRRDGSSVFGVNNKWGDFPSASVAWQIDKEPFMANQTIFSELKLRGGYGVTGNQQGLYPQNSISLVGGSGVTYFGGQQITNFNVIQNANADLRWETKKQTNIGLDFGLFDNKVRGSIDVFTATTDNLLFDYTVPQPPFPYNTIKANVGSLLNEGLEIAIGYDLIKTDNTTLTLAGNVSFLRNRILNLSGSINGVPLNTNNVPWGPSSYLIEGQPIGTFNILHHTGKDNENSETVLDVDGNGIIDQGTTSPDRLIQGSALPTYTYAFNPSFQYKNLDVSMLWRGSGGNKIYNGLKSNLSYLENIGKSNVLESAIPLGLFTSKYGSDLWLEDGSFLRLENVTVGYNFHFEKVKYIESVRLSLTGNNLLLITPYSGIDPELNLSGGNGFGGDNGIYPRTRSFAFGLNVKFK; this is translated from the coding sequence ATGAAAAAAAAACCAAAGAATAGTGGGATACAATTCCCATTGTTCCAAAACAACCTAAAATTGAAACTAACTACGCTACTTCTTTTAGTTGTCATGTTTAATATCCGAGCGAATACTTATGCCCAAAAAACAAAAGTAAGTTTAGAATTAAACAATACAACAGTTGAAACGGTTATTGAAACCATTGAGCAAAAAACAGATTTTAGATTTATTTACAAAATGAATGATATCGATTTAAATCGAATCATCTCTATTCGTGTAAAAGATCAAACAATTGATGTAGTTTTAGACAAACTGTTCAAAGGAACAGGTACCGATTTTAAAGTTAGAGAAACTCAAATTATTTTGAAAAAACCTCTAATTGAAAAAACGGATCAGACTTTTTATTTAAAAAAGACTATAAAAGGTAAAGTATCCGATGAAAATGGTATGCCTCTTCCAGGTGCCTCGATCATGGAAGAAAAAACCAAAAAAGTAGTAGTCACAGATATCAATGGAAACTTTGAAATTGATGTTGAAAACAGTGACGCTATAATCATAATAAGCTATATAGGTTATAAAGAGAAAAGAGTCTCTGCAAACCAAGATAATAGTGTAATTCAACTTTTTCCAGATACAACTACCTTAGAAGAGATTGTAGTGGTAGGTTATGGAACTTCATCGAGAAAAGATGTTACTGGTGCTGTATCTTCTATAGCTGCAAAAGACATGAATCAGGGTGCTGTTGTCAACCCATTGCAATTAATTTCGGGAAAATTGGCTGGGGTTAATATTACACAAACAGGAAGTGAACCAGGTTCAGCTCCTAGTGTTAGAATACGAGGAATCTCTTCTTTAATTGGGGGAAATGATCCTTTGGTAGTTGTAGATGGAGTTCAAGGAAATATGGATTTATTAAACCAAATTCCACCTAGCGAAATTGCCTCTATGGATATATTAAAAGATGCCTCAGCAACTGCCGTTTATGGTTCTAGAGGAGCTGCGGGAGTAATCATTGTTACTACAAAGAAAAACAAAGCAGGAAGAACATCCGTCGAATATTCTGCTTCAACAGCTATCGATTATATTCCAAAAAAATTAGACATGTTGAATGCTGACCAATGGTGGCAACAAGCTCAATTAGTTGGCGTTCCTGCTTCGGCAAATCATGGTTCAGATACAGACTGGTATGGTATTCTTACCAAAGGTGGTGCTACACAAACTCACACTTTATCATTTGGCGGAGGAACAGATAAATTTAGCTATAGAGCTTCGATCAGTGCTATTTTACAGGATGGTGTTGTAATTAATACCAGCAATAAAAAATACATTGGAAGAATTCAAGCTACGCAATCCGCAATGGATGATAAATTGAAATTGACTTTTAATTTGAATAGTGGGGTTACTAATGCCGTTAACAGTATTGGTAGCATTGGTAGAGCTGCATTTACTTCAAATTTGATCACTAATGCGTATGTAATGCGTCCTACTGATCCCGTTTATAATACAAATGGTAGTTATTTTACAGACCCAAATGTATTCCAATACTTGAATCCTTATGCTGCTGCACAAACAGTGACCAATGAAGGGCAATATGATAATTTGTTTGGAAGCCTTAAAGCCGATTTAGATTTATACAAAGGGTTAACAGCTGGTTGGTTTGGAAGTTGGAGAAAAACAAATAGTACAAATGGGTACTATCTTCCTGCGGAATCAACTAATGCTTATGCGGTGGATCAAAATGGGTATGCGAACATAAGCAACAACAAGCAAAATGAAAAATTAATGAATATTAGTCTTTCATACAAAAAAGTGTTTGGAGACCATAGTATTAATGCATTAGCCTTGTATGAATGGCAAAATCAGGCCTACCAAGGTAATTTTGCTCAAGCCAAAGGTTTTATCAATGACATTGCAACTTATAATGCTTTGCAACTAGGTGACTTATCTAAAGTGCAACCTGGTGATATCTCATCCTATAAAAATGACCGAACACTAGTTTCCTTTTTGGGGCGTGTGAATTACTCTTTTTTAAACCGATATTTATTTACAGCTAGTTTTAGAAGAGATGGTTCATCTGTATTTGGTGTAAATAATAAATGGGGAGATTTCCCATCGGCTTCGGTTGCTTGGCAAATAGACAAAGAGCCTTTTATGGCCAATCAAACTATTTTTAGCGAATTAAAATTACGTGGAGGATATGGAGTTACAGGTAATCAACAAGGATTATATCCACAAAACTCTATCTCACTTGTGGGTGGATCTGGAGTAACTTATTTTGGAGGTCAACAAATCACCAATTTCAATGTAATCCAAAATGCCAATGCCGATTTACGTTGGGAGACAAAAAAACAAACCAATATTGGTTTAGATTTTGGTCTTTTCGACAACAAAGTAAGAGGAAGTATTGATGTATTTACAGCAACTACCGATAATCTTTTATTTGATTATACCGTTCCACAACCTCCTTTCCCATATAATACAATCAAAGCAAATGTTGGAAGTTTATTAAACGAAGGATTGGAAATTGCAATTGGTTATGATTTAATAAAAACCGACAACACAACACTTACCCTTGCTGGGAATGTGTCTTTCTTAAGAAATAGAATATTGAACCTTAGCGGAAGTATCAATGGTGTACCATTAAACACGAATAATGTTCCTTGGGGACCAAGTTCTTACTTAATTGAAGGACAACCTATAGGTACGTTTAATATCTTACATCATACAGGTAAAGACAATGAAAATTCGGAAACAGTGCTTGATGTTGATGGAAACGGTATTATTGATCAAGGAACTACTAGTCCAGACCGCTTAATACAAGGTTCTGCATTACCAACTTACACCTATGCATTCAACCCCTCTTTTCAATATAAAAACTTAGATGTCTCTATGTTATGGAGAGGATCAGGTGGAAACAAAATTTACAATGGCCTTAAATCAAATTTAAGTTACCTAGAAAATATTGGTAAATCAAACGTGTTGGAAAGCGCTATTCCTTTAGGGTTATTTACTTCAAAATATGGTTCTGACTTATGGCTTGAAGATGGTTCTTTTTTACGATTAGAAAATGTAACTGTAGGCTATAACTTTCATTTTGAAAAAGTAAAATATATTGAATCTGTTCGACTTTCTCTTACTGGAAATAACTTATTGCTAATTACACCGTATTCAGGAATTGATCCCGAATTAAATTTGAGTGGTGGTAATGGTTTTGGGGGCGACAATGGTATTTACCCTCGTACCCGAAGTTTTGCCTTTGGATTAAATGTAAAATTTAAATAG
- a CDS encoding LD-carboxypeptidase, whose translation MTTPPILQKGDTIAIVSTARKNIDDNLKPAIDLLHSWGLEVVIGSTIGLDNNQLAGTDEQRAADFQKQLDNPNIKAIWCVKGGYGTVRMIDLLDFTKFKQHPKWIVGFSDITVLHNHLNTMGFKSIHGVMPITVPRATPEAIESLRLSLFGEKLNYSIASDPMNRTGSASGELVGGNLSILYSLLGSNSAIDCKDKILFIEDLDEYLYHIDRMMMNLKRNGCLESIKGIIVGSMTKMKDNDIPWGKNAVEIIEDVTKKYNIPIIYNFPAGHIRDNRALVLGDIIHIEVTTSNASVTFE comes from the coding sequence ATGACTACACCACCTATTTTACAAAAAGGAGATACCATTGCCATAGTATCAACAGCAAGAAAAAACATTGACGACAATCTTAAGCCGGCAATTGATTTATTGCACAGTTGGGGATTAGAAGTAGTGATAGGAAGTACCATTGGTTTAGACAATAACCAACTTGCAGGTACTGATGAACAAAGAGCTGCGGATTTTCAAAAGCAATTGGACAACCCAAACATCAAAGCAATTTGGTGTGTAAAAGGAGGGTATGGTACGGTGCGAATGATTGATTTATTAGACTTTACAAAATTCAAACAACACCCGAAATGGATTGTGGGTTTTAGTGACATTACCGTTTTACACAATCACCTCAATACAATGGGTTTCAAATCTATTCATGGTGTGATGCCTATAACGGTGCCGAGAGCAACCCCTGAAGCAATCGAAAGTTTGCGTTTGTCTTTGTTTGGAGAAAAACTGAATTACAGTATTGCATCTGACCCTATGAATAGAACTGGAAGTGCCTCTGGAGAATTAGTAGGAGGAAATCTATCTATTCTATATAGTTTACTAGGATCAAATTCGGCTATTGACTGTAAAGACAAAATATTATTTATTGAAGATCTCGATGAATATTTATATCACATTGACCGCATGATGATGAACCTCAAACGCAATGGCTGTCTAGAAAGTATTAAAGGAATTATTGTGGGTTCCATGACTAAGATGAAAGACAATGATATTCCTTGGGGCAAAAATGCTGTCGAAATTATAGAAGATGTTACTAAAAAATACAACATTCCTATTATCTACAATTTCCCCGCAGGTCACATAAGGGACAATCGTGCTCTAGTTTTAGGAGATATCATTCACATAGAAGTTACTACAAGTAACGCTTCAGTAACTTTTGAGTAA
- a CDS encoding FecR family protein, with product MNENSELQKLLHKFILNQCNVEESNEVVAYYRKNNLTTDFPTVDDIKILLAETPQMDSSTADKIFSNILSQTKETEAVTVETKKIPILKYLSIAATILVILSIGWSYQHTLLIEKKAQILNGDEITLQLANGDVQIISGTKKTQVTDSEGNVVASHNGNKIAYDTETSLEKLVYNTIKIPYGKRFELELSDGTIVHLNSGTTLKYPVKFIASENRQVFLDGEAFFDVTKDKKHPFVVNANNLNVRVLGTHFNVSSYPEDAVTDVVLVEGSVGLYTTNEKFDANKNTILKPGYKGSFNKKDSHIETKAVNTDIYTAWMEGRLSFKNMSFTDITKKLERHYNVTIVNHNKKLANEKFYASFGDEPIEKVLSYFNDLHGINYTIKDNEILIK from the coding sequence ATGAATGAAAATTCAGAATTACAAAAATTACTTCATAAATTTATTTTAAACCAATGCAATGTGGAGGAAAGTAATGAAGTTGTTGCCTATTATCGAAAAAACAATCTCACAACTGATTTTCCAACAGTTGACGACATAAAAATTTTGCTGGCTGAAACTCCTCAAATGGATTCATCAACAGCAGATAAAATTTTCTCAAATATTCTATCTCAAACAAAAGAAACGGAAGCAGTTACTGTTGAAACCAAAAAGATTCCAATTCTAAAATACCTTTCAATTGCAGCAACAATTCTTGTTATATTGTCTATTGGATGGTCCTATCAACATACTCTTTTAATTGAAAAAAAGGCGCAAATACTAAATGGTGATGAAATCACCCTCCAATTAGCTAACGGTGATGTTCAAATTATTTCTGGTACTAAAAAAACTCAAGTTACGGACTCAGAAGGAAATGTAGTAGCAAGTCACAATGGAAATAAAATTGCGTACGATACCGAAACCTCTTTAGAAAAACTAGTTTACAACACCATTAAAATACCATATGGAAAACGATTCGAATTGGAATTGTCTGATGGAACTATTGTACACCTGAATTCAGGAACCACACTTAAATACCCTGTGAAATTTATTGCTAGTGAAAACCGTCAAGTCTTTCTAGATGGAGAAGCTTTCTTTGATGTTACAAAAGACAAAAAACACCCTTTTGTTGTTAATGCTAATAATTTAAACGTTCGTGTTTTAGGAACACATTTTAATGTTTCTAGCTATCCTGAAGATGCTGTAACTGACGTTGTTTTGGTAGAAGGTTCTGTTGGACTTTATACTACAAACGAGAAATTTGACGCCAATAAAAACACTATTCTTAAACCAGGATATAAAGGTAGTTTTAATAAAAAAGACAGCCATATTGAAACAAAAGCAGTCAATACTGACATTTATACTGCCTGGATGGAAGGACGATTGAGTTTTAAAAATATGAGTTTTACTGATATAACAAAAAAATTAGAAAGACACTACAATGTTACTATTGTGAACCACAACAAGAAATTGGCTAATGAGAAGTTTTATGCCAGTTTTGGTGATGAGCCAATAGAAAAAGTACTGAGCTACTTTAATGACCTTCACGGCATTAATTACACGATAAAAGACAATGAGATATTAATTAAATAA
- a CDS encoding aspartate kinase, producing the protein MKTVSSIVENYIKTKPFLLNALSLGIINLTSLSRNIMSELESEFGKEVKQGAIVMSLKRLTEELDFRLNHKINKVIKNIGEITVRSALTDYTFAVSETVLNKQAELISDINALPDVFYTSSRGVNEINIVISNSVNQLVDKHFVSEKLIQKLDNLASITVKLPKENIVIPGIYYFIFQRLAWEGIIINEVISTSNEFTILVSEEQVDVAFKVIKDLKN; encoded by the coding sequence ATGAAAACCGTTTCTTCAATTGTAGAAAATTACATTAAAACAAAGCCATTTTTATTAAATGCTTTATCACTTGGGATAATCAACTTAACCTCATTATCCCGAAATATCATGTCCGAATTGGAAAGTGAATTTGGAAAAGAAGTTAAACAAGGAGCCATCGTAATGTCACTAAAAAGACTGACCGAAGAATTAGACTTCCGATTAAATCACAAAATCAATAAAGTAATAAAAAACATTGGAGAGATTACGGTTCGATCTGCTTTGACTGACTATACTTTTGCAGTATCAGAAACTGTTTTAAATAAACAAGCTGAATTAATCTCGGATATCAATGCATTGCCCGATGTTTTTTATACATCATCAAGAGGTGTAAATGAAATTAACATTGTAATAAGTAACAGTGTAAATCAATTAGTTGACAAGCATTTTGTAAGTGAAAAATTGATTCAAAAACTAGACAATTTAGCTTCTATAACGGTAAAATTACCAAAAGAGAATATTGTAATTCCAGGTATTTACTATTTCATTTTTCAACGTTTGGCTTGGGAAGGAATTATAATCAACGAGGTGATTTCTACTTCTAATGAATTTACCATTTTAGTAAGCGAAGAGCAAGTTGATGTTGCTTTTAAAGTAATAAAAGATTTGAAGAATTAA
- a CDS encoding RNA polymerase sigma factor, with translation MSETKNYSDQLLVSELKNNNEKAFRSLFDHYHQDIYGYSISLLKSKELAEENVQEVFLKVWLHRENLNLEQSFKSYLFTIARNQAFNILNKAANDVLLKEEIFYKSQKSHEQGDYSIREDDCKKLKKQAIKQLPPKRKQIFKMSRKQGKTYEEISHELGISVNTVKSQMSKALESMRLFLKGHDGIL, from the coding sequence ATGTCAGAAACAAAAAACTATAGCGATCAATTATTAGTTAGTGAACTCAAAAACAACAACGAAAAAGCCTTTCGTTCCCTTTTTGATCATTACCATCAAGATATCTATGGGTATAGTATTAGCCTACTTAAATCAAAAGAATTAGCTGAAGAAAATGTTCAAGAAGTATTTTTAAAAGTGTGGCTACATCGTGAAAATCTAAATTTAGAGCAATCCTTTAAATCGTATTTGTTCACTATTGCCAGAAATCAAGCCTTTAATATTTTGAATAAAGCGGCCAATGATGTCCTTCTAAAAGAAGAAATTTTCTACAAAAGCCAAAAATCACATGAACAAGGTGATTATTCTATTCGAGAAGACGACTGCAAAAAACTCAAAAAACAAGCCATTAAACAATTGCCTCCCAAGCGCAAGCAAATTTTTAAAATGTCACGAAAACAAGGCAAAACGTATGAAGAAATTAGCCATGAATTAGGGATATCAGTAAATACTGTAAAAAGCCAAATGAGCAAAGCACTTGAATCAATGCGGCTATTTTTAAAAGGCCATGATGGGATTTTATGA
- a CDS encoding endonuclease/exonuclease/phosphatase family protein, translating to MKILRSILFLLLFFPLTKTVGQQKNYSIHTVAFYNFENLFDTINNPDTNDDEWTPKGAQHWTSKKYYQKLQNLSRVLFEIGSSENTNSPTFIGCSEIENRGVLEDLLKESKLINIDYGIIHFDSPDKRGIDVALLYQKKYFRPTSYTNIPLYVYKDQVKLKEKTKNESVEKTDDDEEINLQNNRVFTRDQLLVTGFLEGEEINIIVNHWPSRSGGEKKSSPFREAAGALNRKIIDSLQRINPNAKVITLGDLNDGPSNNSVKKALGAKAKKEEVSVLGIYNPFEEMAKKGLGTIAFRDSWDIFDQIMVSQSLIRNDFSSFQYWKAGIYNKPFLIQTSGQYKGYPKRHSATEIGFSDHFPVYIYLIKEVK from the coding sequence ATGAAAATTTTACGATCGATTCTCTTTCTCCTTTTATTTTTTCCGCTGACAAAGACAGTAGGTCAACAAAAAAATTATTCGATTCATACCGTTGCTTTTTATAATTTCGAAAATCTTTTTGACACTATTAATAATCCGGATACTAATGATGATGAATGGACTCCAAAAGGAGCACAACACTGGACTTCCAAAAAATACTATCAAAAACTTCAAAACCTTTCTAGAGTTTTATTCGAAATAGGTTCTTCTGAAAACACTAATTCACCTACATTCATTGGATGTTCCGAAATTGAAAATAGAGGAGTCTTAGAAGATTTGCTCAAAGAATCTAAACTCATTAATATTGATTATGGTATCATCCATTTTGATTCTCCCGATAAAAGAGGAATTGATGTGGCTTTATTATATCAAAAGAAATATTTTCGACCAACAAGTTATACTAACATTCCATTATATGTATACAAAGACCAAGTCAAATTAAAAGAAAAAACTAAAAATGAATCTGTTGAAAAAACAGATGATGATGAAGAAATTAACCTACAGAATAATCGTGTTTTTACGCGGGATCAGCTGTTAGTCACAGGTTTTTTAGAGGGAGAAGAAATCAATATTATAGTAAACCACTGGCCATCCCGCTCAGGAGGTGAAAAAAAGTCAAGTCCATTTAGAGAAGCTGCTGGAGCCTTGAACAGGAAAATAATTGATTCTTTACAACGAATTAACCCAAATGCAAAAGTGATTACTTTAGGAGATTTAAATGACGGGCCGTCAAATAACAGTGTCAAAAAAGCACTTGGAGCCAAAGCTAAGAAAGAAGAGGTTTCGGTATTAGGAATCTATAATCCATTCGAAGAAATGGCTAAAAAAGGATTGGGTACCATCGCTTTTCGAGATTCTTGGGATATTTTTGACCAAATCATGGTTTCACAATCTTTAATAAGAAATGATTTTTCCAGCTTTCAATATTGGAAAGCGGGTATTTACAACAAACCTTTTTTAATACAAACTTCAGGACAATATAAAGGCTATCCTAAAAGACATTCCGCCACCGAAATCGGGTTTAGCGATCATTTTCCCGTTTATATTTATTTAATTAAAGAAGTAAAGTAG
- a CDS encoding SusE domain-containing protein, translating into MKKYINKIFALCTLLFLGASCENDAVLTTLKTVSFSAPIEASSSTIVLSSENENLSVVTISWPTVVFPVNAPVTYALEFDVPADAVGATAWSKAVRVEAGVDVLSKAFSGSDFNKMAIKLGLPVDESGKIVVRVVSTLDRTIYSDAIELTVTPFAKAVVFGEIYMPGSYQGWDINTAASLTAINAGIYQGYVTIPAGAGLGFKLNTNRNWDQFYGAGATNDVLVDHSDADFLMPQAGSFQINVNLNTAKWKATPYTWGIVGDATAGSWDNSTNMSFNHQLKQWEITSDLKVGNVKFRLNNAWTINYGPKNNDDGIVYLDDPGAHYISEAGTYKITFKIDDIDPATNGYPPTATYTVTKI; encoded by the coding sequence ATGAAAAAATATATAAACAAGATATTCGCACTTTGCACCTTACTTTTCTTAGGTGCATCTTGTGAAAATGATGCCGTACTTACTACTTTAAAAACAGTAAGTTTTTCTGCCCCAATAGAAGCTTCGTCTAGCACTATTGTCCTTTCATCAGAAAACGAAAATCTATCTGTAGTCACTATTTCTTGGCCTACAGTAGTATTTCCTGTAAACGCTCCTGTAACTTATGCTTTGGAATTTGATGTTCCCGCAGATGCTGTTGGCGCTACAGCTTGGTCAAAAGCAGTTCGTGTTGAGGCAGGAGTTGATGTGCTAAGTAAAGCTTTCTCAGGAAGCGATTTTAATAAAATGGCTATCAAACTAGGACTTCCCGTTGATGAATCAGGAAAAATAGTTGTTCGTGTAGTATCCACTTTAGACAGAACTATCTATTCCGATGCAATTGAATTAACTGTAACTCCTTTTGCAAAAGCAGTCGTTTTTGGAGAAATTTACATGCCCGGAAGTTACCAAGGTTGGGATATAAATACAGCAGCATCTTTAACAGCAATTAATGCAGGTATTTATCAAGGATATGTTACGATTCCGGCAGGTGCTGGCTTAGGATTTAAACTTAACACCAATAGAAACTGGGATCAATTTTATGGTGCTGGCGCAACTAATGATGTATTAGTTGACCATAGTGATGCTGATTTTTTAATGCCTCAAGCTGGTTCTTTTCAAATTAATGTCAATCTAAATACAGCAAAATGGAAAGCTACGCCCTATACTTGGGGAATTGTAGGTGATGCTACAGCTGGAAGTTGGGACAATTCTACAAATATGTCTTTTAATCACCAACTAAAACAATGGGAGATTACAAGTGATTTGAAAGTTGGAAATGTAAAATTCAGACTTAATAATGCTTGGACTATTAATTATGGTCCAAAAAATAATGATGATGGGATAGTTTATTTAGATGACCCAGGAGCACATTATATATCAGAAGCAGGGACCTATAAAATAACATTTAAAATAGATGATATTGATCCCGCAACTAATGGATATCCTCCAACGGCTACCTATACAGTTACAAAAATCTAA
- a CDS encoding YraN family protein has translation MAEHNELGKFGEEMAFAFLQKEGYEILDTNWTFQKAEIDIIAKKEDILAIVEVKTRSSIEFGLPQDFVKPKKIQLLVKAVDAYVVEKNMDVNVRFDIIAIHKEGKSFVIEHLIDAFYHF, from the coding sequence ATGGCGGAACACAATGAATTAGGGAAATTTGGTGAAGAAATGGCTTTTGCCTTTCTGCAAAAAGAAGGCTATGAAATTCTAGATACTAACTGGACTTTTCAAAAAGCTGAAATAGATATAATTGCTAAGAAAGAAGATATTTTGGCAATTGTTGAAGTTAAAACCCGTTCCTCAATTGAATTTGGTTTGCCTCAAGATTTTGTAAAACCAAAAAAAATTCAACTTCTAGTTAAGGCGGTAGACGCCTACGTAGTAGAAAAAAATATGGATGTCAATGTTCGTTTTGACATTATTGCTATCCATAAAGAGGGTAAATCTTTTGTAATTGAACACCTTATCGATGCTTTTTATCATTTTTAA
- a CDS encoding RagB/SusD family nutrient uptake outer membrane protein: protein MKNILIAGSICFLFLFGCTNIDENVYDKYSADDFYGSAQGADVALASVYAQVGGNWDGVGYAGADRGWYDLNSFSSDEQVIPHRTTGDWELDFARLYKHEWLPTDSFINNTWKWLYKSIFNANLAVNQLEKSNAEPSKIAEAKVLRAFFYYLLIDDFGNVPFYTDNNITVDQIPQSSRKEVYDFVVKELTENVETLSSTKGGNYYGRFNKWAGYTLLAKVYLNAQVYTGTPEWEKCLAACDKVSEGGFSLHSGAADASSPLGNKYYELFGDVLPDDETILSIFVTANVVSRNIFTIRSLNGPDANALFGTSGWNGTIVPKDFFLKYADQDIRKKQFRYGDQGGGVNYSIDVASLDNPGAAPQAGVRDTKFYPVTPMDGGGASNDFPIYRYADVLLMKAECNVRLGNPTAAKPFIDQIRQRAGLGILAANPTLDDIYNERGFELNWEGHRRQDMIRFDKFSLANDFRGVSADYRKLFPIPTAALDANKGLKQNTGY from the coding sequence ATGAAAAATATATTGATAGCAGGAAGCATTTGTTTCCTTTTTCTATTCGGATGTACGAACATAGATGAAAATGTATATGATAAATACTCCGCAGACGATTTTTACGGCTCTGCTCAAGGTGCCGATGTAGCGCTGGCTAGTGTTTATGCACAAGTTGGCGGTAATTGGGATGGTGTAGGTTATGCTGGGGCTGATAGAGGTTGGTATGACTTAAACAGTTTCAGTTCAGATGAGCAAGTAATTCCTCATAGAACAACGGGTGATTGGGAATTGGATTTTGCTCGTTTATACAAACACGAATGGTTGCCTACGGATTCTTTTATAAATAACACTTGGAAATGGTTGTACAAATCTATTTTCAATGCCAATTTGGCCGTTAATCAATTAGAAAAATCCAATGCCGAACCTTCAAAAATTGCTGAAGCCAAAGTATTGAGAGCCTTTTTCTATTATTTACTAATAGATGATTTTGGTAATGTTCCTTTTTATACAGACAACAATATTACTGTAGATCAAATCCCTCAATCTAGTCGTAAAGAGGTATATGATTTTGTAGTAAAAGAACTTACCGAAAATGTAGAAACCCTTTCAAGCACTAAAGGCGGTAACTATTACGGAAGATTCAATAAATGGGCAGGTTATACTTTATTAGCCAAAGTTTATTTGAATGCACAAGTATACACTGGAACTCCTGAATGGGAAAAATGTTTGGCTGCTTGCGATAAAGTAAGCGAAGGAGGATTTTCTCTGCATTCAGGTGCTGCCGATGCTTCTAGCCCTCTGGGTAACAAATATTATGAATTATTTGGTGATGTCCTTCCAGATGATGAAACGATCCTATCTATTTTCGTTACTGCAAATGTAGTTTCCCGTAACATTTTTACTATTCGTAGTTTGAATGGTCCAGATGCTAATGCATTATTTGGAACTAGTGGTTGGAATGGAACTATTGTCCCAAAGGATTTCTTCTTGAAATATGCTGACCAAGACATTCGTAAAAAACAATTCCGTTATGGAGATCAAGGTGGTGGAGTTAATTATTCTATAGACGTCGCTTCACTTGACAATCCTGGGGCAGCACCACAAGCTGGTGTTCGTGATACTAAATTTTACCCTGTGACACCTATGGATGGTGGTGGTGCATCAAATGACTTTCCTATCTATCGCTATGCCGATGTGTTATTAATGAAAGCAGAATGCAATGTAAGATTAGGTAACCCTACAGCTGCCAAACCATTTATCGATCAAATAAGACAACGTGCTGGTCTTGGAATATTAGCTGCAAATCCAACATTAGATGATATTTATAATGAAAGAGGATTTGAGTTAAACTGGGAAGGACATAGAAGACAAGACATGATTCGTTTTGATAAATTTTCATTAGCAAACGATTTTAGAGGCGTTTCTGCAGATTACCGAAAATTATTCCCTATACCTACCGCAGCATTAGATGCTAACAAGGGACTAAAACAAAATACAGGTTACTAA